A part of Perca fluviatilis chromosome 15, GENO_Pfluv_1.0, whole genome shotgun sequence genomic DNA contains:
- the pde4a gene encoding cAMP-specific 3',5'-cyclic phosphodiesterase 4B isoform X4, with amino-acid sequence MARETLEELDWCLDQLETIQTHRSVSEMASNKFKRMLNRELSHLSEMSRSGNQVSEYISTTFLDKQNEVEIPSPTLREREKPMCHISGVKKLTHSSSLSNSTMPRFGVKTEHEDALARELNDLNIWGLNIFSVAEFSNNRPLSCIMFAIFQERDLLKTFRIPVDTFVTYVMTLEDHYHANVAYHNSLHAADVTQSTHVLLSTPALDAVFTDLEILAALFAAAIHDVDHPGVSNQFLINTNSELALMYNDESVLENHHLAVGFKLLHEDNCDIFQNLSKRQRQSLRKLVIDMVLATDMSKHMSLLADLKTMVETKKVTSSGVLLLDHYTDRIQVLRNMVHCADLSNPTKPLAVYRQWTERIMEEFFRQGDKERERGMEISPMCDKHTASVEKSQVGFIDYIVHPLWETWGDLVHPDAQDILDTLEDNRDWYQSTIPQSPSPPPVCQDKDLNACMDKFQFQLTLEDSSQREQGDEGDKPTLNHVAHDCSQGEEEEGKKEEEEDIMVEEENEDIIEEEDEVAMEEEEVEEELKAQLEVRSEKERLSDTSPVEEEEDSSSQAEDT; translated from the exons TTCAAGAGGATGTTGAACAGGGAGCTGTCCCATTTGTCAGAGATGAGTCGCTCAGGGAACCAGGTGTCAGAATACATCTCCACTACCTTTCTAG ATAAGCAGAACGAGGTGGAGATCCCATCCCCGACtttgagggagagggagaaaccCATGTGTCACATCAGCGGTGTGAAGAAGCTCACACACAGTTCCAGCCTTTCAAACTCCACCATGCCTCGATTCGGTGTGAAGACTGAACACGAGGATGCGTTAGCCAGG GAATTGAACGACTTGAACATATGGGGCCTTAATATCTTTAGTGTGGCAGAGTTCTCTAATAACCGACCCCTCAGCTGCATAATGTTTGCCATCTTCCAG GAAAGAGATCTACTGAAGACCTTTCGGATCCCTGTGGATACATTTGTCACCTATGTGATGACCCTGGAGGACCACTACCATGCCAATGTGGCCTACCACAACAGCCTCCACGCTGCAGATGTCACTCAGTCTACTCATGTACTGCTATCCACACCGGCTTTAGAT GCTGTGTTCACTGATTTAGAGATACTAGCTGCGTTATTTGCCGCTGCCATCCACGATGTGGACCATCCAGGAGTGTCCAACCAATTCCTCATAAACACAA ACTCCGAGCTAGCTCTGATGTACAACGATGAGTCTGTGTTGGAGAACCATCACCTAGCTGTGGGCTTCAAGCTGCTTCATGAGGACAACTGTGACATCTTCCAGAACCTTAGCAAGAGGCAGAGACAGAGCCTAAGGAAACTTGTCATTGATATG GTTTTGGCAACAGATATGTCTAAACACATGAGTTTGCTGGCAGACCTTAAGACTATGGTGGAAACCAAGAAAGTGACAAGTTCTGGAGTACTGCTGCTCGACCATTACACTGACAGGATACAG gtgTTGAGGAACATGGTGCACTGTGCTGACCTGAGCAATCCCACGAAACCCCTGGCTGTGTATCGACAATGGACGGAGAGAATCATGGAGGAGTTCTTCAGGCAGGGAGATaaggagagagagcgagggatGGAGATCAGTCCCATGTGCGACAAACACACTGCATCTGTGGAAAAGAGCCAG GTGGGCTTTATTGACTATATTGTCCACCCGCTGTGGGAGACATGGGGGGACCTTGTGCACCCTGATGCCCAGGACATCTTGGACACTCTGGAGGACAACAGGGACTGGTACCAGAGCACTATCCCACAAAGCCCCTCGCCACCTCCTGTATGTCAGGATAAGGATCTAAATGCCTGCATGGATAAGTTTCAGTTTCAGCTCACCCTCGAAGACAGCTCTCAGAGAGAACAGGGAGATGAGGGGGACAAGCCTACGCTGAACCATGTGGCACATGACTGCAGTcagggggaggaagaggagggtaaaaaagaggaagaggaagacatAATGGTAGAGGAGGAAAATGAGGACATAATAGAAGAGGAAGATGAGGTGGcaatggaggaagaggaggtggaggaggagctgAAAGCTCAGTTAGAGGTGAGATCTGAAAAGGAGAGACTTTCTGACACAAGTCctgtagaggaagaggaagactcTTCTTCACAAGCTGAAGATACATGA
- the prkcsh gene encoding glucosidase 2 subunit beta, translating to MMCCQYILLLLLGVSGGVSAVEVQRPRGVPLSKRQFYEEDKPFTCLDGSRSIPFDRVNDDYCDCQDGSDEPGTAACPNGSFHCTNAGFRPGFIPSSRINDGICDCCDTTDEYNSGAACQNTCRDLGRKERESLQKMAEIAKEGFLLKQQLIQEAKRGLEDKKAKYADVQLSKNDFEKRVEALRTIKETAEQPEKEAKERHLKAWEEQKAVIQMEKDKARKAEVFLELDDDADGFVSVAELLSHSELDPDSDVSFTEAEAQGLLGGVDKVDAVAFESVWINIKEKYISEANTDSPVPVETPPAEMRDNESEQYPEEDIPDDEEDDDEEDEDDDPDDGDYKSPPTVQTQEKKDDEDEGTMPPYDQETQNLIDAAQKARDAFDEAERALREVDDQIKNLEKEISFDFGPTAEFAYLYSQCYELTSSEYIYRLCPFNRVSQKPKYGGSETNLGTWGQWAGPEDNPYSVMKYEHGTGCWQGPNRSTTIKLTCGKETVLTSTSEPSRCEYLMEFTSPAVCQEPSSQVSVLPEHEEL from the exons ATGATGTGCTGTCAGTacattctgctgctgctgctaggtGTCTCAGGAGGAGTCTCAGCGGTGGAAGTCCAACGCCCTCGCGGTGTCCCTTTGTCAA AACGGCAGTTCTATGAAGAAGACAAACCTTTCACTTGCCTGGATGGCTCCCGCAGTATTCCTTTTGACAGGGTGAATGATGACTACTGTGACTGCCAAGACGGCTCTGATGAGCCAG GCACTGCTGCTTGTCCCAATGGCAGCTTTCACTGCACTAATGCAGGTTTCCGACCAGGCTTCATCCCTTCCTCCCGCATCAATGACGGAATCTGTG ACTGCTGTGACACAACCGATGAATACAACAGTGGTGCTGCCTGTCAGAACACCTGCAG GGATTTGGGGCGCAAAGAAAGGGAGAGCCTGCAGAAGATGGCAGAGATCGCTAAGGAGGGCTTTCTGCTTAAACAACAACTTATCCAGGAGGCCAAGAGGGGCCTAGAGGATAAGAAG GCCAAATATGCAGATGTTCAGCTCAGTAAGAATGATTTTGAAAAGAGAGTGGAGGCTCTGAGAACTATAAAAGAGACTGCAGAGCAGCCAGAGAAAGAGGCCAAAGAACGCCACCTGAAGGCCTGGGAAG AGCAAAAGGCTGTTATTCAAATGGAGAAGGACAAGGCTAGAAAGGCTGAGGTGTTTCTTGAACTAGATGATGATGCAGATGGCTT tgTCTCAGTGGCTGAGCTTCTGTCCCACTCTGAGCTCGACCCAGATTCAGATGTTTCATTCACAGAAGCAGAGGCTCag GGACTGTTGGGAGGAGTGGACAAAGTGGACGCCGTAGCATTTGAGTCTGTTTGGATTAACATCAAAGAAAAATACATATCAGAG GCCAACACAGACAGCCCAGTACCAGTGGAGACTCCACCGGCGGAGATGAGGGACAATGAGTCTGAGCAGTACCCTGAAGAGGACATCccagatgatgaagaggatgatgatgaagaggatgaagatgatgacCCAGATGATGGGGACTATAAA AGCCCTCCTACGGTGCAGACCCAAGAAAAGAAGGATGACGAAGATGAGGGGACCATGCCACCCTACGACCAAGAAACGCAGAACCTTATTGATG CTGCTCAGAAAGCCAGGGATGCATTTGATGAGGCTGAGAGAGCTCTCCGGGAAGTTGATGATCAGATCAA GAACCTTGAGAAGGAAATCTCCTTTGACTTTGGACCCACTGCTGAGTTTGCCTACCTCTATAGCCAGTGTTATGAGTTGACTTCTAGCGA GTACATCTACAGGCTCTGTCCGTTCAACAGAGTATCCCAGAAACCCAAGTATGGTGGATCAGAAACTAACCTTGG TACATGGGGACAATGGGCAGGTCCTGAGGATAACCCTTACTCTGTAATGAAGTATGAACATGGAACAGGGTGCTGGCAAGGCCCTAACAGATCCACCACA ATTAAGTTAACGTGTGGAAAGGAGACAGTTTTGACATCGACCTCAGAGCCCAGTCGCTGTGAATACCTGATGGAGTTTACCAGCCCTGCCGTCTGCCAGGAGCCCTCGAGCCAGGTTTCAGTGCTTCCTGAGCACGAAGAGCTCTAG
- the pde4a gene encoding cAMP-specific 3',5'-cyclic phosphodiesterase 4C isoform X3 has product MGVVEAIEPVPSPCPSPVPGGYRLPRSSSYSPLQGRAGAELDLGAAAGGVLEGSGTAAERRTPFVDLFCETCSRPWLIGWWDQFKRMLNRELSHLSEMSRSGNQVSEYISTTFLDKQNEVEIPSPTLREREKPMCHISGVKKLTHSSSLSNSTMPRFGVKTEHEDALARELNDLNIWGLNIFSVAEFSNNRPLSCIMFAIFQERDLLKTFRIPVDTFVTYVMTLEDHYHANVAYHNSLHAADVTQSTHVLLSTPALDAVFTDLEILAALFAAAIHDVDHPGVSNQFLINTNSELALMYNDESVLENHHLAVGFKLLHEDNCDIFQNLSKRQRQSLRKLVIDMVLATDMSKHMSLLADLKTMVETKKVTSSGVLLLDHYTDRIQVLRNMVHCADLSNPTKPLAVYRQWTERIMEEFFRQGDKERERGMEISPMCDKHTASVEKSQVGFIDYIVHPLWETWGDLVHPDAQDILDTLEDNRDWYQSTIPQSPSPPPVCQDKDLNACMDKFQFQLTLEDSSQREQGDEGDKPTLNHVAHDCSQGEEEEGKKEEEEDIMVEEENEDIIEEEDEVAMEEEEVEEELKAQLEVRSEKERLSDTSPVEEEEDSSSQAEDT; this is encoded by the exons ATGGGTGTGGTAGAGGCCATTGAGCCAGTGCCATCCCCCTGCCCCTCGCCTGTACCAGGGGGCTACAGGCTGCCCCGCTCCTCCAGCTACAGCCCCCTGCAGGGGAGGGCAGGGGCAGAGCTGGATCTTGGTGCGGCTGCTGGAGGGGTTCTGGAGGGGAGTGGGACGGCGGCAGAGCGCAGGACGCCCTTCGTGGACCTGTTCTGTGAGACCTGCTCCAGGCCCTGGCTCATCGGCTGGTGGGACCAG TTCAAGAGGATGTTGAACAGGGAGCTGTCCCATTTGTCAGAGATGAGTCGCTCAGGGAACCAGGTGTCAGAATACATCTCCACTACCTTTCTAG ATAAGCAGAACGAGGTGGAGATCCCATCCCCGACtttgagggagagggagaaaccCATGTGTCACATCAGCGGTGTGAAGAAGCTCACACACAGTTCCAGCCTTTCAAACTCCACCATGCCTCGATTCGGTGTGAAGACTGAACACGAGGATGCGTTAGCCAGG GAATTGAACGACTTGAACATATGGGGCCTTAATATCTTTAGTGTGGCAGAGTTCTCTAATAACCGACCCCTCAGCTGCATAATGTTTGCCATCTTCCAG GAAAGAGATCTACTGAAGACCTTTCGGATCCCTGTGGATACATTTGTCACCTATGTGATGACCCTGGAGGACCACTACCATGCCAATGTGGCCTACCACAACAGCCTCCACGCTGCAGATGTCACTCAGTCTACTCATGTACTGCTATCCACACCGGCTTTAGAT GCTGTGTTCACTGATTTAGAGATACTAGCTGCGTTATTTGCCGCTGCCATCCACGATGTGGACCATCCAGGAGTGTCCAACCAATTCCTCATAAACACAA ACTCCGAGCTAGCTCTGATGTACAACGATGAGTCTGTGTTGGAGAACCATCACCTAGCTGTGGGCTTCAAGCTGCTTCATGAGGACAACTGTGACATCTTCCAGAACCTTAGCAAGAGGCAGAGACAGAGCCTAAGGAAACTTGTCATTGATATG GTTTTGGCAACAGATATGTCTAAACACATGAGTTTGCTGGCAGACCTTAAGACTATGGTGGAAACCAAGAAAGTGACAAGTTCTGGAGTACTGCTGCTCGACCATTACACTGACAGGATACAG gtgTTGAGGAACATGGTGCACTGTGCTGACCTGAGCAATCCCACGAAACCCCTGGCTGTGTATCGACAATGGACGGAGAGAATCATGGAGGAGTTCTTCAGGCAGGGAGATaaggagagagagcgagggatGGAGATCAGTCCCATGTGCGACAAACACACTGCATCTGTGGAAAAGAGCCAG GTGGGCTTTATTGACTATATTGTCCACCCGCTGTGGGAGACATGGGGGGACCTTGTGCACCCTGATGCCCAGGACATCTTGGACACTCTGGAGGACAACAGGGACTGGTACCAGAGCACTATCCCACAAAGCCCCTCGCCACCTCCTGTATGTCAGGATAAGGATCTAAATGCCTGCATGGATAAGTTTCAGTTTCAGCTCACCCTCGAAGACAGCTCTCAGAGAGAACAGGGAGATGAGGGGGACAAGCCTACGCTGAACCATGTGGCACATGACTGCAGTcagggggaggaagaggagggtaaaaaagaggaagaggaagacatAATGGTAGAGGAGGAAAATGAGGACATAATAGAAGAGGAAGATGAGGTGGcaatggaggaagaggaggtggaggaggagctgAAAGCTCAGTTAGAGGTGAGATCTGAAAAGGAGAGACTTTCTGACACAAGTCctgtagaggaagaggaagactcTTCTTCACAAGCTGAAGATACATGA